A region from the Saccharomonospora azurea NA-128 genome encodes:
- a CDS encoding GNAT family N-acetyltransferase produces the protein MTQPGSVHNTAERPPLVAEPPLPDLVLAPMTDGDAAEVLVLQRCCWVQEAVANDMLDIPALHETVEDVAGWLPSWQAWCVRRQGRLVAAVRAQAEGTTWEIGRLMVAPDLAGQGLGSWLLDYAERQAPTGTTTYSLFTGVHSHRNLALYRRAGYVVRPDADAPAGAVALTKSR, from the coding sequence ATGACTCAGCCGGGCTCCGTCCACAACACCGCGGAACGGCCTCCCCTGGTCGCCGAACCGCCCCTTCCCGACCTCGTGCTCGCCCCGATGACCGACGGCGACGCCGCGGAGGTGCTCGTCCTCCAGCGGTGCTGCTGGGTGCAGGAAGCCGTCGCGAACGACATGCTCGACATCCCCGCGCTGCACGAGACCGTCGAGGACGTGGCCGGCTGGCTCCCGAGCTGGCAGGCGTGGTGTGTCCGCAGGCAGGGACGCCTGGTCGCGGCCGTCCGGGCCCAGGCCGAGGGCACCACCTGGGAGATCGGCCGGCTCATGGTCGCGCCCGACCTGGCCGGGCAGGGACTCGGGAGCTGGCTCCTGGACTACGCCGAACGACAGGCGCCGACGGGAACGACGACGTACTCGCTGTTCACGGGAGTGCACAGCCATCGCAACCTCGCTCTGTACCGGCGCGCCGGCTACGTCGTCCGACCCGACGCAGATGCTCCGGCGGGCGCCGTGGCACTGACGAAGAGTCGCTGA
- a CDS encoding ATP-dependent Clp protease adaptor ClpS, which yields MIAGSTGPDGRPWHDVPVSREWFVRIHNDEITSALVVIDALHRLCGLPWPNAIDLTRRVHWGRSADVPAPGSQAEAENLAVSLQRCGLRTTVWCR from the coding sequence ATGATCGCGGGCAGCACGGGGCCGGATGGCCGGCCATGGCACGATGTGCCGGTGTCGCGTGAGTGGTTTGTACGAATTCACAACGACGAGATCACCTCGGCGCTCGTGGTGATCGACGCGCTGCACCGGCTGTGCGGGCTGCCCTGGCCGAACGCGATCGACCTCACGCGCCGGGTGCACTGGGGGCGGTCGGCGGACGTCCCTGCGCCGGGAAGCCAGGCCGAGGCGGAGAATCTCGCGGTGTCCCTGCAGCGCTGTGGCCTGCGGACGACGGTGTGGTGCCGATGA
- a CDS encoding helix-turn-helix transcriptional regulator, with protein sequence MSDEHGPEDDPATAFRHLTHAAMEVYRFLSRGPATLAECCAATGWDTWTVRSVLECLTDAGSVEAQGGEPSRWVATRPRLAFVDFLSRLRAEYTKLTERTTSLSSVLDELQAAMLAETNREQVQPGVEKIRVPEDLQTTLTELVVGARHSVRAMHPTVASDDAVRVDFSADRALYERGIEIRSIYPHTARRQREGLNYLRHVQEIGGQCRTTVSVPSRVVLVDDRVAVLQSRSCGEGGVIARDPNIVAFFAQFFEDAWDSALPVSEYDYDKDVWREIELLVLVELSTGRSDEAIARRLDISTRTLRRYITGLYERFGVATRFQLGVAAARAGVLSGEPNLD encoded by the coding sequence ATGAGTGACGAGCACGGCCCGGAAGATGATCCCGCTACCGCGTTCCGCCACCTCACCCACGCCGCTATGGAGGTCTATCGGTTCCTGTCCCGCGGCCCCGCGACGCTTGCCGAATGCTGCGCCGCGACGGGATGGGACACGTGGACGGTGAGATCCGTTCTCGAGTGCCTCACCGACGCCGGATCGGTGGAGGCGCAGGGTGGTGAGCCTTCGCGGTGGGTCGCCACGCGGCCGCGGCTGGCGTTCGTCGACTTCCTGTCCAGGCTGCGGGCCGAGTACACGAAACTCACCGAGCGCACGACCTCGTTGAGCTCCGTCCTCGACGAACTGCAGGCGGCGATGCTCGCCGAGACGAACCGGGAGCAGGTGCAGCCGGGCGTCGAGAAGATCCGCGTGCCGGAGGACCTCCAGACGACCTTGACCGAGCTGGTCGTGGGCGCCCGCCACAGCGTGCGGGCCATGCATCCCACGGTCGCCTCCGACGACGCGGTGCGCGTCGACTTCTCGGCGGATCGTGCCCTGTACGAGCGGGGCATCGAGATCCGCTCCATCTACCCCCACACCGCTCGCAGGCAGCGAGAAGGTCTGAACTACCTGCGGCACGTTCAGGAGATCGGCGGGCAGTGCCGCACGACGGTGTCGGTGCCGAGCCGTGTGGTGCTCGTGGACGACCGCGTGGCCGTCCTGCAGTCCCGGTCGTGCGGCGAGGGCGGGGTGATCGCCCGCGACCCGAACATCGTCGCCTTCTTCGCCCAGTTCTTCGAGGACGCGTGGGACAGCGCGCTCCCGGTGTCGGAGTACGACTACGACAAGGACGTGTGGCGGGAGATCGAACTCCTGGTACTGGTGGAGCTGAGCACCGGCCGGTCGGACGAGGCGATCGCGCGGCGGCTCGACATCTCGACCCGCACGCTCCGCCGGTACATCACCGGGCTCTACGAGCGGTTCGGGGTGGCGACCCGGTTCCAGCTCGGTGTCGCGGCCGCGCGCGCGGGAGTGCTCTCGGGTGAGCCGAACCTCGACTGA
- a CDS encoding LysR family transcriptional regulator: protein MDERQFRAFVSIAEVGRMDLAAEALGYSQPAISYQIKCLETSLRAKLFTRDSTGARLTTQGQMLLPAARAVVTLFDSIKQTFDAYDPASGPAAARNRIPATRGTRTTTVGRPRKPIEH from the coding sequence ATGGACGAGCGACAGTTCCGCGCGTTCGTGTCGATCGCCGAAGTCGGCCGGATGGACCTGGCCGCGGAGGCGCTGGGATACTCGCAGCCCGCGATCAGCTACCAGATCAAGTGCCTGGAAACGAGCCTTCGCGCGAAGCTGTTCACTCGTGACTCCACCGGCGCACGACTCACCACGCAGGGGCAGATGCTGCTCCCCGCCGCCAGAGCCGTCGTCACGCTGTTCGACAGCATCAAGCAGACGTTCGACGCCTACGACCCCGCTTCCGGCCCGGCCGCGGCCCGCAACCGGATTCCCGCGACCCGAGGCACCCGCACCACGACGGTCGGCCGCCCCCGCAAGCCCATCGAGCACTAG
- a CDS encoding MmcQ/YjbR family DNA-binding protein — protein MGVSATALERILDGLAELQRTPGRDYTAFGVRGVRFGYHWPRTETVGLKQTLSEQAALVAERPDVFEVQFTMGGFGWVVVHLPRIDVDEVEELVYEAWRLSAPAELAAEYPFVR, from the coding sequence ATGGGTGTGTCAGCGACGGCGCTGGAGCGGATCCTCGACGGACTCGCGGAGCTGCAGAGAACTCCCGGGCGTGACTACACCGCGTTCGGCGTGCGCGGTGTGCGGTTCGGTTACCACTGGCCGCGCACCGAGACGGTGGGCCTGAAGCAGACGTTGTCGGAGCAGGCCGCGTTGGTGGCCGAGCGGCCGGACGTCTTCGAGGTGCAGTTCACCATGGGCGGTTTCGGCTGGGTGGTGGTGCACCTGCCCCGCATCGACGTCGACGAGGTGGAGGAGCTGGTCTACGAGGCGTGGCGGTTGTCCGCGCCGGCCGAGCTCGCCGCCGAGTACCCGTTCGTCCGTTAG
- a CDS encoding sporulation protein, whose translation MFKRLLGAFGVGGPSVDTVLDTPHAMPGQAVTGQVRIQGGSNDVEIGEIALSLVTQVEIERGDHEFNGTSEFHRVVVQRGVRVPAGQPLAVPFQLDIPWETPITAVGGQRLPGMTVGVRTELVIAGAPDKGDLDPVEIHPLPSQNAVLDAFGALGFLFQSADVEAGRVHGVPQQLPFYQELEFYPPAAHSGRLNQVELTFVTTPHEVHVVLEADKRGGLFRQGGDTFGRFAAPHLEAESMDWASLIGQWMDQAADRRSAGHGNPAFGGHPGQYGNPAFGGQAPYGQPGAYGQPAPYGHPGEYQERRGPGMGGVIAGAAAGVVGGMVLGEVLEEVFDGDEEEMDVAEEMDFEE comes from the coding sequence ATGTTCAAACGGTTGCTCGGCGCGTTCGGCGTCGGTGGTCCATCCGTCGACACGGTGCTGGACACCCCGCACGCGATGCCCGGCCAGGCCGTCACCGGTCAGGTTCGCATCCAGGGCGGCAGCAACGACGTGGAGATCGGCGAGATCGCGCTGTCCCTGGTGACGCAGGTCGAGATCGAACGCGGTGACCACGAGTTCAACGGCACCAGCGAGTTCCACCGCGTCGTCGTGCAGCGCGGCGTGCGCGTGCCCGCGGGACAACCGCTGGCGGTGCCGTTCCAGCTCGACATCCCCTGGGAGACCCCGATCACCGCGGTGGGCGGGCAGCGCCTGCCCGGGATGACCGTCGGCGTGCGGACGGAACTCGTGATCGCCGGAGCGCCGGACAAGGGCGACCTCGACCCGGTGGAGATCCACCCGCTGCCGTCGCAGAACGCGGTGCTCGACGCGTTCGGCGCCCTCGGCTTCCTGTTCCAGAGCGCCGACGTGGAGGCGGGCCGCGTGCACGGTGTGCCGCAGCAGCTGCCGTTCTACCAGGAGCTGGAGTTCTACCCGCCCGCGGCGCACTCGGGGCGGCTCAACCAGGTGGAACTGACCTTCGTCACCACTCCGCACGAGGTGCACGTGGTGCTGGAGGCGGACAAGCGGGGTGGCCTCTTCCGCCAGGGCGGTGACACGTTCGGTCGCTTCGCCGCGCCGCACCTCGAGGCCGAGAGCATGGACTGGGCCTCGTTGATCGGGCAGTGGATGGATCAGGCCGCCGACCGCCGTTCCGCGGGCCACGGCAACCCGGCCTTCGGCGGACACCCCGGTCAGTACGGCAACCCGGCCTTCGGCGGCCAGGCTCCCTACGGTCAGCCGGGCGCGTACGGCCAGCCCGCTCCCTACGGGCACCCGGGCGAGTACCAGGAACGCCGGGGTCCCGGCATGGGCGGTGTCATCGCCGGTGCGGCGGCCGGTGTCGTCGGCGGCATGGTGCTGGGGGAGGTCCTGGAGGAGGTCTTCGACGGCGACGAGGAGGAGATGGACGTCGCCGAGGAGATGGACTTCGAGGAGTGA
- a CDS encoding YeeE/YedE family protein, translating to MLTAPTSVAPPPPDPLGRVSRGPLVVAGLLAVALSWYVWSVHGAKFGALLVIGLFLGVALFHSRFGFTSAWRQLMAVGNGEGLRAHTLLLGTASTLIALVVATGAGLFGSTPAPSAGAIGLPLFVGAAVFAIGMQLGGACASGTLFAVGSGQSTIVFTLGGFIAGSVFYTWAFPAFDGWPEVPGVLLSDHLGWFGSWAVTMLALAAVVVASRVVQARRNPPPQGTVPSARGVARVVRGSWPKWVGAVVLGVLAGAVMLVSGGIWGVTTAFALWGAKLLQMFGLHPETWEFWQSDRYAELLANPVLTEKTSLTNIGIILGAAVAAAAAGAWKLHTSIPWRTAAAAVLGGALMGVGARLAGGCNIGAYLGGISTGSLHGWLWAVFALAGTWVGIKLRPVFGLGVPKPSDSVC from the coding sequence CTGCTGACCGCACCGACCTCCGTCGCGCCACCGCCGCCCGATCCGCTCGGGCGCGTGAGCCGCGGCCCCCTCGTCGTCGCGGGCCTGCTGGCGGTGGCACTGAGCTGGTACGTCTGGTCGGTCCACGGTGCCAAGTTCGGCGCCCTGCTCGTCATCGGGCTGTTCCTCGGTGTCGCGCTGTTCCACTCGCGGTTCGGCTTCACCTCGGCCTGGCGGCAACTGATGGCCGTGGGCAACGGGGAGGGACTGCGCGCCCACACGTTGCTGCTGGGCACGGCGAGCACCCTCATCGCCCTCGTGGTGGCCACCGGCGCGGGACTCTTCGGTTCCACTCCGGCCCCGTCGGCCGGAGCCATCGGCCTGCCGCTCTTCGTCGGCGCGGCCGTGTTCGCCATCGGCATGCAGCTCGGTGGCGCGTGCGCGTCGGGCACGCTGTTCGCCGTCGGCTCGGGGCAGTCGACGATCGTGTTCACGCTGGGCGGGTTCATCGCGGGTTCGGTGTTCTACACCTGGGCGTTCCCGGCGTTCGACGGCTGGCCCGAGGTGCCCGGTGTCCTGCTGTCCGACCACCTGGGCTGGTTCGGCAGCTGGGCGGTCACGATGCTCGCGCTCGCCGCGGTCGTGGTGGCCAGCAGGGTGGTCCAGGCTCGGCGGAACCCGCCGCCCCAGGGCACCGTGCCGTCGGCTCGCGGTGTCGCGCGCGTCGTGCGGGGTTCGTGGCCGAAGTGGGTCGGTGCGGTCGTTCTCGGTGTCCTCGCCGGCGCCGTCATGCTCGTCTCCGGTGGGATCTGGGGTGTCACCACGGCGTTCGCGCTCTGGGGTGCGAAGCTGCTGCAGATGTTCGGGCTGCACCCGGAGACGTGGGAGTTCTGGCAGTCGGACCGCTACGCCGAGTTGCTCGCCAACCCCGTGCTGACCGAGAAGACGAGTCTCACCAACATCGGCATCATCCTGGGTGCCGCCGTCGCCGCCGCGGCGGCGGGCGCCTGGAAGCTACACACCTCGATCCCGTGGCGCACCGCGGCGGCGGCCGTGCTCGGCGGCGCGCTCATGGGCGTGGGCGCGCGCCTGGCCGGCGGCTGCAACATCGGCGCGTACCTCGGCGGCATCTCCACGGGCAGCCTGCACGGCTGGCTGTGGGCGGTGTTCGCCCTCGCCGGAACGTGGGTGGGCATCAAACTGCGCCCGGTGTTCGGCCTCGGCGTGCCGAAGCCGTCCGACAGCGTGTGCTGA
- a CDS encoding FAD-dependent monooxygenase produces MRDRSVAVIGNGPVGQTTALLLARRGVPVVLLDGRPARDKVGSKAICQQRDVLDVWESVGAGRRIAAEGVTWATARTFHRDTELFALTLDDAGTSVFPPFVNISQARVEEILDERIAAQPLIDVRWGHRVVDVEQDDTGVRLGTDTGERVAADYAVACTGAHCEDLHRTLGVAFEGHSFDDRFLICDIRADLPGWARERRFWFDPVWNPGRQVLIHPCPDSLFRIDWQVPGDYDLAEEVRSGALDRRIRAIVGDADYEIVWKSVYRFHSRVADRLRVGRVLLAGDCAHLMSPFGARGLNSGVGDAENAAWKLAYVLRGWAGEALLDTYHAERHAAAVENLDVTTATMDFLVPHDDDQRARRESVLTGAATDPALRAQVDSGRFSEPFWYVRSPLTTPDPTRPFAGRPPRGTVPPPGPGILTPDVPLGESSRLRELLRDGFCVLAAPGAEPPDVSTVPWPVRVLRLSEADHDGGIARALGMRPGELWLVRPDAYVAAVVTEPTALVEALRRAVAGVPAPRPRRVPRTSPHA; encoded by the coding sequence GTGCGAGACCGCAGCGTGGCGGTGATCGGCAACGGACCGGTGGGGCAGACGACGGCGCTGCTGCTCGCGCGCCGAGGTGTGCCCGTCGTGTTGCTGGACGGGCGACCCGCCCGGGACAAGGTCGGGTCCAAGGCCATCTGCCAGCAGCGCGACGTCCTCGACGTGTGGGAGTCGGTGGGCGCCGGGCGTCGCATCGCGGCCGAAGGCGTGACGTGGGCGACCGCGCGGACGTTCCACCGCGACACCGAGCTGTTCGCCCTCACCCTCGACGATGCGGGCACATCCGTGTTCCCTCCGTTCGTCAACATCTCGCAGGCGCGCGTCGAGGAAATTTTGGACGAGCGGATCGCGGCGCAGCCGCTGATCGACGTGCGGTGGGGTCACCGCGTCGTGGACGTCGAGCAGGACGACACCGGTGTCCGGCTCGGCACCGACACGGGCGAGCGCGTCGCCGCCGACTACGCGGTCGCGTGCACGGGCGCGCACTGCGAGGACCTGCACCGCACGCTGGGTGTCGCGTTCGAGGGGCACTCGTTCGACGACCGGTTCCTCATCTGCGACATCCGCGCCGACCTCCCCGGCTGGGCCCGGGAACGCCGCTTCTGGTTCGACCCGGTGTGGAACCCCGGTCGGCAGGTCCTCATCCACCCGTGTCCGGACTCCCTCTTCCGCATCGACTGGCAGGTGCCCGGCGACTACGACCTCGCCGAGGAGGTGCGCAGCGGTGCGCTCGACAGGCGCATCCGGGCGATCGTGGGGGACGCGGACTACGAGATCGTCTGGAAGTCGGTGTACCGGTTCCACTCGCGGGTGGCCGACCGGCTGCGCGTGGGCCGGGTCCTGCTGGCCGGTGACTGCGCTCACCTGATGTCGCCGTTCGGCGCGCGCGGGCTGAACTCGGGCGTGGGCGACGCGGAGAACGCCGCCTGGAAGCTCGCGTACGTGCTGCGGGGCTGGGCGGGCGAGGCACTGCTCGACACCTACCACGCCGAGCGGCACGCGGCGGCCGTCGAGAACCTCGACGTCACCACCGCCACGATGGACTTCCTCGTCCCGCACGACGACGACCAGCGGGCGCGGCGCGAGTCGGTGTTGACCGGGGCGGCCACCGACCCCGCCCTGCGGGCGCAGGTGGACTCCGGGCGGTTCTCCGAACCGTTCTGGTACGTGCGCTCGCCTCTCACCACGCCCGACCCGACCCGGCCGTTCGCGGGCCGCCCACCGCGAGGCACGGTGCCCCCGCCGGGGCCGGGCATCCTCACCCCCGATGTTCCTCTGGGGGAGTCCTCGCGGCTGCGCGAACTGCTGCGCGACGGGTTCTGCGTGCTCGCCGCCCCGGGGGCCGAGCCGCCCGACGTGTCGACGGTGCCGTGGCCGGTGCGTGTGCTGCGGCTCTCCGAGGCCGACCACGACGGCGGCATCGCCCGGGCGCTGGGCATGCGTCCGGGCGAACTGTGGTTGGTCCGGCCCGACGCCTACGTGGCCGCGGTCGTGACCGAGCCCACCGCGCTCGTGGAGGCGCTGCGGCGCGCGGTCGCCGGGGTGCCCGCGCCGCGACCACGGCGGGTGCCGCGGACGTCACCGCACGCGTGA
- a CDS encoding MBL fold metallo-hydrolase gives MGRKAFASSADLDDKEQTLEVLADGVYALTAEGDPNVGAIEGEDFLVCFEAMATPVAAREWLAKLREHTDKPVRYLVLSHYHAVRVLGAAAFDAEVIVAHENTRALVAERGLEDWESEFARMPRLAKAADTVPGLTWPTLTFSDRLTIDLGGDRGDLVLQHCGRGHTEGDIVAWLPKHRILFAGDLVEAEAALYTGDAFHRDWASSTLDRIKAFGAEALVGGRGAVSHGRDAVDAAVEQTRDFLRIMIREVGAVHHGGGTLKEAFERTRAALAPRYGRWPIFEHCLPFDVSRLWDELSGIERPVIWTAERDREVWALLQD, from the coding sequence GTGGGCCGGAAGGCGTTCGCCTCGTCCGCGGATCTGGACGACAAGGAACAGACGCTGGAGGTGTTGGCCGACGGCGTCTACGCGCTCACCGCTGAGGGCGACCCCAACGTCGGCGCGATCGAGGGCGAGGACTTCCTCGTCTGCTTCGAGGCCATGGCCACCCCGGTGGCCGCCCGCGAGTGGCTCGCGAAGCTCCGGGAACACACCGACAAACCCGTGCGCTACCTGGTGTTGTCGCACTACCACGCGGTGCGGGTACTCGGCGCGGCGGCCTTCGATGCCGAGGTGATCGTCGCCCACGAGAACACCCGGGCGCTGGTGGCCGAGCGCGGACTGGAGGACTGGGAGAGCGAGTTCGCGCGGATGCCGCGGCTGGCCAAGGCCGCGGACACGGTGCCGGGGCTGACCTGGCCGACGCTGACCTTCTCCGACCGCCTCACGATCGACCTCGGCGGCGACCGGGGTGATCTCGTGCTGCAGCACTGCGGTCGCGGGCACACCGAGGGCGACATCGTCGCGTGGTTGCCGAAGCACCGCATCCTGTTCGCGGGCGATCTGGTGGAGGCCGAGGCCGCGCTGTACACGGGCGACGCCTTCCATCGCGACTGGGCGTCCTCGACGCTGGACCGGATCAAGGCGTTCGGTGCGGAGGCCCTGGTCGGAGGCCGGGGCGCGGTGAGTCACGGCAGGGACGCCGTCGACGCCGCCGTCGAGCAGACCCGCGACTTCCTGCGGATCATGATCCGCGAGGTTGGCGCGGTGCACCACGGCGGCGGCACCCTGAAGGAAGCGTTCGAACGCACGCGTGCGGCGCTGGCCCCGCGCTACGGCCGGTGGCCGATCTTCGAGCACTGCCTGCCCTTCGACGTGTCCCGGCTCTGGGACGAGCTGTCCGGGATCGAACGGCCGGTGATCTGGACGGCCGAACGCGACCGTGAGGTGTGGGCCCTGCTGCAGGACTGA
- a CDS encoding MFS transporter codes for MAASTSASDRPPLSTEERRVLLSTLAGTSIEWYDFFIYAQAASLVLAPLFFAPVSDDSPGLATVLSLATIGISFLFRPLGAIVAGRFGDRLGRKKMLVFTLVTMGAATALIGLLPTYGDIGVAAPVALMLLRIVQGFSAGGEWGGAALMSVEHAPVHRRGLFGAYPQIGVPIGLILATGVLWLMTTVTTPEQFEAWGWRVPFLLSVLLVAIGYLIRRAVEESPVFKEMLARKQESSAPLRDLFRRNAKEVLLTALVFVANNAAGYLVIAYFISYGTAVLGLPRPSVLLATVFASVGWLVFTLYGGALSDRIGRVRTFQIGYAWVFVWMVPMFLLIDLGNIVVFSLAIFVLTIGLGLSYGPMSALYAELFPVSVRYSGVSIGYALGAILGGAFAPTIAELLMQNTGWSGSVGVYIMVLCVVSFGGATAIKEPKGADLGVAHRS; via the coding sequence ATGGCCGCTTCGACATCGGCGTCCGACCGGCCACCACTGTCGACTGAGGAACGCCGAGTGCTGCTCAGCACGCTTGCCGGCACGTCGATCGAGTGGTACGACTTCTTCATCTACGCCCAGGCCGCCAGCCTGGTCCTGGCTCCTCTCTTCTTCGCCCCCGTCAGCGACGACTCCCCCGGCCTCGCCACGGTGCTGTCACTGGCCACCATCGGCATCAGCTTCCTGTTCCGCCCCCTCGGTGCGATCGTCGCCGGCCGGTTCGGCGACCGGTTGGGGCGCAAGAAGATGCTGGTGTTCACCCTCGTGACGATGGGGGCTGCCACCGCGCTCATCGGGCTGCTGCCCACGTACGGCGACATCGGCGTCGCCGCCCCCGTGGCGCTGATGCTGTTGCGGATCGTGCAGGGCTTCTCCGCGGGCGGCGAGTGGGGCGGTGCGGCCCTGATGTCGGTGGAGCACGCCCCGGTGCACCGACGTGGCCTCTTCGGCGCGTACCCGCAGATCGGTGTCCCGATCGGGCTGATCCTCGCCACGGGCGTGCTGTGGCTGATGACGACGGTGACGACCCCGGAGCAGTTCGAGGCGTGGGGTTGGCGCGTGCCGTTCCTGCTGTCCGTGCTGCTAGTGGCGATCGGCTACCTCATCCGCCGCGCGGTCGAGGAAAGCCCGGTGTTCAAGGAGATGCTCGCACGCAAGCAGGAGTCCTCGGCACCACTGCGGGACCTGTTCCGCCGCAACGCGAAGGAGGTTCTGCTCACGGCGCTGGTTTTCGTCGCCAACAACGCCGCCGGCTACCTCGTCATCGCCTACTTCATCTCCTACGGCACGGCCGTGTTGGGACTACCCAGGCCGTCGGTCCTCCTCGCCACGGTGTTCGCGTCGGTCGGCTGGCTGGTGTTCACGCTCTACGGAGGGGCACTGTCCGACCGCATCGGTCGCGTGAGGACGTTCCAGATCGGCTACGCGTGGGTGTTCGTGTGGATGGTGCCGATGTTCCTGCTCATCGACCTCGGCAACATCGTCGTGTTCAGCTTGGCGATCTTCGTCCTCACCATCGGCCTCGGCTTGTCGTACGGACCGATGTCGGCGCTGTACGCGGAGCTGTTCCCCGTGTCGGTGCGGTACTCGGGAGTGTCGATCGGTTACGCGCTCGGCGCGATCCTCGGTGGGGCGTTCGCCCCGACCATCGCGGAACTGCTGATGCAGAACACCGGCTGGTCCGGTTCGGTCGGCGTCTACATCATGGTGCTGTGCGTGGTGTCGTTCGGCGGGGCCACCGCGATCAAGGAACCGAAGGGGGCGGACCTGGGCGTCGCGCACCGCTCGTGA
- a CDS encoding HAD family hydrolase: MDTALILDVDGTLVDTTYHHALAWYRAFREVGVAVPVWRLHRAIGMGGDQLVAAVAGDEVERSHGDRVRELWKAEADRLMPEIRPFDGAVELLDAAGAEGFRVVLASSGKPDHVDHYLDLIGGRERASAWTSSADVSATKPHPELLEAAWERAGTTHALAVGDSVWDCDAAGKLGIPAVGVRTGGFGVDELTEHGARAVYEDLHELRRDLGRLARLAAEARPNRT, translated from the coding sequence ATGGACACGGCCCTCATCCTCGACGTGGACGGAACGCTGGTCGACACGACCTACCATCACGCTCTCGCGTGGTATCGCGCCTTCCGGGAGGTCGGGGTGGCCGTGCCCGTGTGGCGTCTGCACCGGGCCATCGGCATGGGCGGGGACCAGCTCGTCGCCGCAGTCGCCGGTGACGAGGTCGAGCGGTCCCACGGCGACCGCGTCCGCGAACTGTGGAAGGCGGAGGCCGACCGGCTGATGCCCGAGATCCGCCCCTTCGACGGCGCCGTCGAGCTACTCGACGCCGCCGGGGCCGAGGGATTTCGGGTCGTGCTCGCGAGCTCCGGCAAGCCCGACCACGTCGACCACTATCTCGACCTCATCGGTGGCCGGGAGCGCGCGAGCGCGTGGACGAGCTCCGCCGACGTGTCGGCGACCAAGCCGCATCCCGAGTTGCTGGAAGCCGCCTGGGAACGAGCCGGGACCACGCACGCGCTCGCGGTCGGCGACTCGGTGTGGGACTGCGACGCGGCGGGCAAGCTCGGTATTCCCGCGGTGGGCGTGCGCACCGGCGGGTTCGGGGTCGACGAACTCACCGAGCACGGCGCCCGCGCGGTGTACGAGGACCTGCACGAACTACGGCGGGATCTCGGCAGGTTGGCCCGACTCGCCGCCGAGGCCCGTCCGAACCGGACGTGA
- a CDS encoding VOC family protein, with amino-acid sequence MVSRLNPYLNFSGNAREAMEFYQSVFGGDLTVNTFGQYGADDSPDADKVMHAELETDRGFTLMGADVSSGESYTPGTNVSVSVSGDDLETLRGYWSKLAEGATVLVPLEKQMWGDEFGMCVDRFGIQWLVDIGLPAA; translated from the coding sequence ATGGTGTCCCGGCTCAACCCGTATCTCAACTTCTCCGGCAACGCCCGCGAGGCGATGGAGTTCTACCAGAGCGTGTTCGGCGGTGACCTCACCGTGAACACGTTCGGCCAGTACGGTGCGGATGACTCCCCGGACGCCGACAAGGTCATGCACGCCGAGCTCGAGACCGACAGAGGCTTCACCCTCATGGGCGCCGACGTGTCGTCGGGGGAGAGCTACACGCCGGGCACCAACGTCAGTGTCAGCGTCAGCGGCGACGACCTCGAGACCCTGCGCGGGTACTGGTCGAAGCTCGCGGAGGGCGCGACCGTTCTCGTCCCGTTGGAGAAGCAGATGTGGGGCGACGAGTTCGGCATGTGCGTCGACCGATTCGGCATCCAGTGGTTGGTCGACATCGGACTCCCCGCGGCCTGA
- a CDS encoding MarR family winged helix-turn-helix transcriptional regulator, producing the protein MQIDLGEDPLALDRQVCFALSVASRSVIGLYRPLLKPYGLTHPQYLVLLALWEHAPRSMKSLSELLCAEPATLSPLLKRLEALGYVSRRRDRADERSLSVDLTEAGRALRAEAEKIPYQVVERLGMEVRELEELHGMLGKVIAATRPADPA; encoded by the coding sequence ATGCAGATCGACCTGGGAGAGGATCCGCTGGCGCTCGACCGGCAGGTGTGTTTCGCGCTCTCGGTCGCCTCCCGCAGCGTCATCGGGTTGTACCGTCCGCTGCTCAAGCCGTACGGGCTGACGCACCCGCAGTACCTGGTGTTGCTGGCGTTGTGGGAGCACGCGCCGAGGAGCATGAAGTCGCTCAGCGAGCTCCTGTGCGCGGAGCCCGCGACGCTGTCGCCGCTGCTGAAGCGGCTCGAAGCGCTGGGGTACGTCAGCCGACGGCGTGACCGCGCGGACGAACGCTCGCTGTCCGTCGACCTGACCGAGGCCGGTCGAGCGTTGCGTGCCGAGGCGGAGAAGATCCCGTACCAGGTCGTCGAGCGACTGGGGATGGAGGTCCGCGAACTGGAGGAGCTGCACGGGATGCTCGGCAAGGTCATCGCGGCGACCCGGCCGGCCGATCCGGCGTGA